The Streptomyces seoulensis genome contains a region encoding:
- a CDS encoding peptidase C39 family protein yields MSQAQQPSRRTVLAAAVAVAMAAGTVPAAAATAQAAADADDSGRAPARPVDNRAWTTYTDWRSGTARGVRAVPGHRPGVAIAAPVGRTDYTDPHTGTTATWEYATWTSPLHRLKVPATELIASWNADTPAGTWLQVELQATYSDGASAPWYVMGRWAAGDEDIKRTSVDDQSDGKSSVWTDTFAIDDASTGLRAVAYRLRLTLYRAPGTRRTPTVWRIGAMGSDIPDRFTVPASTPGLARELVVPRYSQEIHKGQYPQYDNGGEAWCSPTSSQMIVEYWGGRLTPEQLSWVDPSYADPQVDHAARYTYDHQYTGCGNWPFNAAYAATFPGVQGVVTRLTSLTDLETLIAAGIPAITSQSFLKTELTGAGYGTSGHLMTVIGFTADGDVIANDPASPSDAEVRRVYARREWENIWLRTKRYNASGQVASGTGGVCYLYFPADPTPRQARALAAVGVR; encoded by the coding sequence ATGAGCCAAGCCCAGCAGCCGTCCCGCCGAACCGTCCTCGCCGCAGCCGTCGCCGTCGCGATGGCCGCCGGAACGGTACCCGCGGCCGCCGCCACCGCACAGGCGGCCGCCGACGCCGACGACTCGGGCCGCGCGCCCGCCCGTCCCGTCGACAACCGTGCCTGGACCACGTACACCGACTGGCGGAGCGGCACCGCGCGCGGCGTCCGGGCCGTCCCCGGCCACCGGCCCGGCGTCGCCATCGCCGCGCCCGTGGGCCGCACCGACTACACCGACCCGCACACCGGCACCACCGCCACCTGGGAGTACGCCACCTGGACCTCCCCGCTCCACCGGCTCAAGGTGCCCGCGACCGAGCTGATCGCCTCCTGGAACGCGGACACCCCCGCGGGCACCTGGCTCCAGGTCGAGCTCCAGGCCACGTACTCCGACGGCGCCTCCGCCCCCTGGTACGTGATGGGCCGCTGGGCCGCCGGCGACGAGGACATCAAGCGGACCTCGGTGGACGACCAGAGCGACGGCAAGAGCTCGGTGTGGACCGACACCTTCGCCATCGACGACGCGAGCACCGGCCTGCGCGCGGTGGCGTACCGGCTGCGGCTCACCCTGTACCGGGCCCCGGGCACCCGCCGCACCCCGACCGTGTGGCGGATCGGCGCCATGGGCTCCGACATCCCCGACCGCTTCACCGTCCCGGCCTCCACCCCCGGCCTCGCCCGCGAGCTCGTCGTACCGCGCTACTCGCAGGAGATCCACAAGGGCCAGTACCCGCAGTACGACAACGGCGGCGAGGCATGGTGCAGCCCCACCTCCTCGCAGATGATCGTCGAGTACTGGGGCGGCAGGCTCACCCCGGAGCAGCTCTCCTGGGTCGACCCTTCCTATGCCGATCCGCAGGTCGACCACGCGGCCCGGTACACCTACGACCACCAGTACACGGGCTGCGGCAACTGGCCGTTCAACGCCGCCTACGCGGCCACCTTCCCCGGTGTCCAGGGCGTGGTGACCCGGCTGACCTCGCTCACCGATCTGGAGACCCTGATCGCGGCGGGCATCCCGGCCATCACCTCCCAGTCCTTCCTCAAGACCGAGCTGACCGGCGCCGGTTACGGCACCTCCGGCCACCTGATGACGGTGATCGGCTTCACCGCCGACGGGGACGTCATCGCCAATGACCCGGCCTCGCCCAGCGATGCCGAGGTGCGCCGGGTCTACGCGCGGCGCGAGTGGGAGAACATCTGGCTCAGGACCAAGCGGTACAACGCCTCCGGCCAGGTCGCCTCCGGCACCGGCGGCGTCTGCTACCTGTACTTCCCGGCCGACCCGACCCCGCGCCAGGCACGCGCCCTGGCGGCGGTGGGCGTGCGCTGA
- a CDS encoding TetR/AcrR family transcriptional regulator — MNVGQQRAAAHPPAHGPGRAGGAPARARGTDRSAARRAELIAIGRALFADTSYDALSMDDIARQAHVAKGLIYYYFRSKRGYYLAIVQDSVAELVAFAASGAELPAVDRLQRTIDGYLRFAEHHQAAYRTIVSGGVGFDAEVHAIRDGVREAIVATIADGAYGRTDIGPLARTGLFSWVCSVEGTTLDWIGRPELTRAALGELLVKTLGGTLRAIEELDPSCPAPPPARRDG, encoded by the coding sequence TTGAACGTGGGTCAACAGCGTGCCGCCGCCCACCCTCCGGCCCACGGCCCGGGCCGCGCGGGCGGCGCCCCCGCCCGGGCGCGCGGCACCGACCGCTCCGCGGCCCGCCGCGCCGAGCTGATAGCCATCGGGCGCGCGCTGTTCGCGGACACCTCCTACGACGCGCTGTCCATGGACGACATCGCCCGTCAGGCCCATGTCGCCAAGGGCCTGATCTACTACTACTTCCGCTCCAAGCGCGGCTACTACCTGGCGATCGTCCAGGACTCCGTGGCCGAACTGGTCGCCTTCGCCGCGAGCGGCGCCGAACTGCCCGCCGTGGACCGCCTCCAGCGCACCATCGACGGCTACCTCCGCTTCGCCGAGCACCACCAGGCCGCGTACCGCACCATCGTCAGCGGCGGCGTCGGCTTCGACGCCGAGGTGCACGCCATCCGGGACGGGGTGCGTGAGGCCATCGTCGCCACCATCGCCGACGGCGCCTACGGCCGGACCGACATCGGTCCGCTGGCCCGTACCGGCCTGTTCTCCTGGGTGTGCAGCGTCGAGGGCACCACGCTGGACTGGATCGGCCGCCCGGAGCTGACCCGCGCCGCCCTGGGTGAGCTGCTGGTGAAGACGCTCGGCGGGACCCTGCGCGCCATCGAGGAGCTGGACCCCTCCTGTCCGGCCCCGCCGCCGGCCCGCCGCGACGGCTGA
- a CDS encoding acyl-CoA dehydrogenase, with product MSDRETQPVERQLPTDEARDLLALVRDIAQREIAPKAAEEEDAGRFPREVFTLLSEAGLLGLPYDPEHGGGEQPYEVYLQVLEELAAARLTVGLGVSVHTLAAYALATHGTKQQQVEHLPAMLGGGLLGAYCLSEASSGSDAASLRTRAVRDGEDWVLSGTKAWITHGGIADFYTVMARTGEDGPRGITAFLVPGDAEGLGAAAPEKKMGLKGSPTAQIHLDGVRVPDERRIGEEGQGFGIALSALDSGRLGIAACAIGVAQAALDQALSYAAERRQFGHPIADFQGLRFMLADMATQIEAGRALYLAAARLKDAGRPFAKQAAMAKLHCTDTAMRVTTDAVQILGGYGYTADFPAERYMREAKVLQIVEGTNQIQRMVIARHLAGPESR from the coding sequence ATGTCCGACCGCGAAACGCAGCCGGTGGAGCGTCAACTGCCCACGGACGAGGCGAGGGATCTGCTCGCCCTGGTCCGGGACATCGCACAGCGCGAGATCGCGCCGAAGGCGGCCGAGGAGGAGGACGCCGGACGCTTCCCCCGCGAGGTCTTCACCCTGCTCTCGGAAGCGGGCCTGCTGGGCCTGCCCTACGACCCCGAGCACGGCGGCGGCGAGCAGCCCTACGAGGTCTACCTCCAGGTGCTGGAGGAACTGGCCGCGGCCCGGCTCACCGTCGGCCTCGGCGTCAGCGTGCACACCCTCGCCGCGTACGCGCTCGCCACCCACGGCACCAAGCAGCAGCAGGTCGAGCACCTGCCCGCCATGCTCGGCGGCGGCCTGCTGGGCGCCTACTGCCTCTCCGAGGCGTCCTCCGGCTCGGACGCCGCCTCCCTGCGCACCAGGGCCGTCCGGGACGGCGAGGACTGGGTGCTGAGCGGCACCAAGGCGTGGATCACCCACGGCGGCATCGCGGACTTCTACACCGTGATGGCCCGCACCGGCGAGGACGGCCCGCGCGGCATCACCGCGTTCCTGGTGCCCGGCGACGCCGAGGGCCTCGGCGCGGCCGCGCCGGAGAAGAAGATGGGCCTCAAGGGCAGCCCCACCGCCCAGATTCACCTGGACGGCGTACGCGTCCCGGACGAGCGCCGGATCGGCGAGGAGGGCCAGGGCTTCGGCATCGCCCTGTCCGCGCTCGACTCGGGCCGGCTCGGCATAGCGGCCTGCGCCATCGGCGTCGCCCAGGCGGCCCTGGACCAGGCGTTGTCGTACGCCGCGGAGCGCCGGCAGTTCGGCCACCCCATCGCGGACTTCCAGGGACTGCGCTTCATGCTGGCCGACATGGCCACGCAGATCGAGGCCGGCCGGGCGCTGTACCTGGCCGCGGCCCGGCTGAAGGACGCGGGCAGGCCGTTCGCCAAGCAGGCGGCCATGGCCAAGCTGCACTGCACCGACACGGCGATGCGGGTCACCACCGACGCCGTGCAGATCCTCGGCGGCTACGGCTACACCGCCGACTTCCCGGCCGAGCGCTACATGCGCGAGGCCAAGGTGCTGCAGATCGTCGAGGGCACCAACCAGATCCAGCGGATGGTCATCGCTCGTCATCTGGCGGGGCCGGAGAGTCGCTGA
- a CDS encoding Lrp/AsnC family transcriptional regulator, producing the protein MEELDRQIVELLVKDGRMSYTDLGKATGLSTSAVHQRVRRLEQRGVIRGYAAVVDPEAVGLPMTAFISVKPFDPSAPDDIADRLADVPEIEACHSVAGDENYILKVRVATPHELEELLARLRSLAGVSTRTTVVLSTPYEARPPKIS; encoded by the coding sequence ATGGAGGAGCTGGACCGTCAGATCGTGGAGCTGCTCGTCAAGGACGGGCGCATGAGCTACACGGACCTGGGCAAGGCCACGGGCCTGTCCACGTCGGCCGTGCACCAGCGGGTGCGCCGGCTCGAACAGCGGGGCGTCATCCGCGGCTACGCCGCCGTCGTCGACCCCGAGGCGGTCGGGCTGCCGATGACCGCCTTCATCTCGGTCAAACCCTTCGACCCCAGCGCCCCCGACGACATCGCCGACCGGCTCGCGGACGTCCCCGAGATCGAGGCGTGCCACAGCGTCGCCGGGGACGAGAACTACATCCTCAAGGTGCGGGTCGCCACCCCGCACGAACTCGAGGAACTGCTCGCCCGGCTGCGCTCGCTGGCCGGGGTCTCCACCCGCACCACGGTCGTGCTGTCCACGCCCTACGAGGCTCGCCCGCCGAAGATCTCCTGA
- a CDS encoding amidohydrolase — translation MSEQPAAPRTVLLRRGEVHSPADPFATAMVVEHGQVAWVGSEGAADAFADGVDEVVDLDGALVTPAFTDAHVHTTATGLALTGLDLSGAPTLEAALALVRDFAAASPADRVLLGHGWDAARWPGGRPPLRAELDAATGGRPLYLSRADVHSAVVSSALLDLVPDTVSRADAPLTADDHHAVREAALAALAPAQRAEAQRTALAHAASLGIGSVHECGGPQISSEDDFTGLLKLAAEVDGPRVVGYWAEQDVDKARELGAVGAAGDLFVDGALGSHTACLHQPYADAAHTGIAYLDADAVAGHVVACTEAGLQAGFHAIGDLAVTAVVEGVRAAAEKVGLARVRAARHRVEHAEMLTPDTVAAFAELGLIASVQPAFDAVWGGDDGMYARRLGVERARTLNPYAALLRAGVPLAFGSDSPVTPLDPWGTVRAAAFHRTPEHRVSVRAAFTAHTRGGWRAVGRDDAGVLVPGAPADYAVWHTGDLIVQAPDDRVARWSTDPRSGTPGLPDLTPGSGLPVCLRTVVGGRTVFVRPGE, via the coding sequence ATGAGTGAGCAGCCCGCCGCCCCCCGGACCGTCCTCCTGCGCCGCGGAGAGGTCCACAGCCCCGCCGACCCCTTCGCCACCGCCATGGTGGTGGAGCACGGCCAGGTCGCCTGGGTCGGCTCCGAGGGCGCCGCAGACGCCTTCGCCGACGGGGTGGACGAGGTCGTCGACCTCGACGGCGCCCTGGTCACCCCCGCCTTCACCGACGCCCATGTGCACACCACCGCCACGGGCCTCGCGCTGACCGGGCTCGACCTCTCCGGCGCCCCCACGCTGGAGGCCGCCCTCGCCCTCGTCCGGGACTTCGCCGCCGCCAGCCCCGCCGACCGGGTCCTGCTGGGCCACGGCTGGGACGCCGCCCGCTGGCCCGGCGGCCGCCCGCCGCTCCGCGCCGAACTGGACGCCGCCACCGGTGGCCGCCCGCTCTACCTCTCCCGTGCCGACGTCCACTCGGCCGTCGTCAGCAGCGCCCTGCTGGACCTGGTCCCGGACACGGTGAGCCGCGCGGACGCCCCGCTCACCGCCGACGACCACCATGCCGTCCGCGAGGCCGCCCTGGCCGCCCTCGCCCCGGCCCAGCGCGCCGAGGCCCAGCGCACCGCGCTCGCCCACGCGGCCTCCCTCGGCATCGGCTCCGTGCACGAGTGCGGCGGCCCGCAGATCTCCTCCGAGGACGACTTCACCGGTCTGCTGAAGCTCGCCGCCGAGGTGGACGGCCCGCGCGTCGTCGGCTACTGGGCCGAGCAGGACGTCGACAAGGCCCGTGAGCTGGGCGCGGTGGGCGCGGCCGGTGACCTCTTCGTGGACGGCGCCCTTGGCTCCCACACCGCCTGCCTGCACCAGCCGTACGCCGACGCCGCGCACACCGGTATCGCCTACCTGGACGCCGACGCGGTCGCCGGGCACGTCGTCGCCTGCACCGAGGCCGGACTCCAGGCGGGCTTCCACGCCATCGGCGACCTGGCCGTCACGGCCGTCGTCGAGGGCGTGCGCGCCGCCGCCGAGAAGGTCGGCCTCGCCCGCGTGCGGGCCGCCCGGCACCGCGTCGAGCACGCCGAGATGCTCACCCCCGACACCGTCGCCGCCTTCGCCGAGCTGGGCCTGATCGCCTCCGTGCAGCCCGCCTTCGACGCGGTCTGGGGCGGCGACGACGGCATGTACGCCCGTCGCCTGGGCGTCGAGCGGGCCCGCACCCTCAACCCGTACGCGGCCCTGCTGCGCGCCGGGGTGCCGCTCGCCTTCGGTTCCGACAGCCCGGTCACCCCGCTCGACCCCTGGGGCACCGTCCGCGCCGCCGCCTTCCACCGCACCCCCGAGCACCGGGTCTCGGTGCGCGCGGCGTTCACCGCGCACACGCGCGGCGGTTGGCGCGCCGTCGGCCGGGACGACGCGGGTGTCCTGGTGCCGGGCGCGCCCGCCGACTACGCGGTCTGGCACACCGGGGACCTGATCGTGCAGGCCCCCGACGACCGGGTGGCCCGCTGGTCCACCGATCCGCGCTCGGGCACCCCCGGCCTGCCCGACCTCACCCCCGGCTCCGGGCTCCCGGTCTGCCTGCGGACGGTGGTCGGGGGGCGGACGGTGTTCGTACGGCCGGGCGAGTGA
- a CDS encoding polyprenol monophosphomannose synthase, which yields MNDGDGTLAAKAGGRQFGPLGTALVIIPTYNEAENIKTIVGRVRKAVPEAHVLVADDNSPDGTGKLADELAVADDHVQVLHRKGKEGLGAAYLAGFRWGMEHGYGVLVEMDADGSHQPEELPRLLTALKGADLVLGSRWVPGGRVVNWPRSREVISRGGSLYSRIALDLPLRDITGGYRAFRAETLQGLGLEEVASQGYCFQVDLARRAVKAGYHVVEVPITFVEREFGDSKMSRDILVEALWRVTAWGVGDRVGKIKAKGR from the coding sequence GTGAACGACGGCGACGGGACCCTCGCGGCCAAGGCCGGAGGGCGGCAGTTCGGTCCGCTCGGCACGGCCTTGGTGATCATTCCGACCTACAACGAGGCGGAGAACATCAAGACCATCGTGGGCCGGGTACGCAAGGCCGTCCCCGAGGCGCACGTCCTCGTGGCGGACGACAACAGCCCGGACGGCACCGGCAAGCTGGCCGACGAGCTGGCCGTCGCGGACGACCACGTCCAGGTGCTGCACCGCAAGGGCAAGGAGGGGCTGGGCGCCGCCTACCTCGCCGGGTTCCGCTGGGGCATGGAGCACGGCTACGGCGTGCTGGTCGAGATGGACGCCGACGGCTCCCACCAGCCCGAGGAGCTGCCCCGCCTGCTGACCGCCCTCAAGGGCGCCGACCTGGTGCTCGGTTCGCGCTGGGTGCCCGGCGGCCGGGTGGTGAACTGGCCCAGGTCCCGCGAGGTCATCTCCCGGGGCGGCAGCCTGTACTCCCGCATCGCCCTCGACCTGCCGCTGCGCGACATCACCGGCGGCTACCGCGCCTTCCGTGCCGAGACGCTCCAGGGGCTCGGTCTGGAGGAGGTCGCCTCCCAGGGCTACTGCTTCCAGGTCGACCTGGCCCGCCGCGCGGTCAAGGCCGGCTACCACGTGGTGGAGGTCCCCATCACCTTCGTGGAGCGCGAGTTCGGTGACTCCAAGATGAGCCGGGACATCCTCGTGGAGGCCCTGTGGCGGGTCACCGCGTGGGGCGTGGGCGACCGCGTCGGCAAGATCAAGGCCAAGGGCAGGTAG
- the fxsA gene encoding FxsA family membrane protein — protein sequence MTTGPSTPPQTGRPRRSALRTYLPLGIAAWLVLEIWLLILVADAAGGLAVFLLLAAGFVAGGVIVKRAGRRAFRNLDEALRRGTAPSSGGGNGLLMLSGLLLMLPGMLSDVAGLLLLLPPVQKLVRRRTEHVVNRKLRGATQGSLGDAFQQARIHRPDGKVVQGEVVRERRDDSTDEPRPPLNR from the coding sequence ATGACGACTGGCCCCTCCACCCCTCCGCAGACCGGGCGGCCCCGGCGTTCGGCGCTGCGCACGTACCTGCCCCTGGGCATCGCCGCCTGGCTGGTGCTGGAGATCTGGCTGCTGATCCTGGTCGCCGACGCGGCCGGGGGTCTGGCCGTGTTCCTGCTGCTGGCGGCGGGCTTCGTCGCGGGCGGCGTGATCGTCAAGCGGGCCGGCCGCCGCGCCTTCCGGAACCTGGACGAGGCGCTGCGCCGCGGCACCGCGCCCTCCTCGGGCGGTGGCAACGGCCTGCTGATGCTCTCCGGGCTGCTGCTGATGCTTCCCGGCATGCTCTCCGACGTGGCCGGACTGCTCCTGCTCCTGCCCCCGGTGCAGAAGCTCGTACGCCGCCGCACCGAGCACGTGGTGAACCGCAAGCTCCGGGGAGCCACACAGGGTTCCCTCGGCGACGCCTTCCAGCAGGCCCGTATCCACCGGCCCGACGGCAAGGTCGTACAGGGCGAGGTCGTCCGCGAGCGGCGCGACGACTCCACCGACGAGCCCCGGCCTCCGCTCAACCGCTGA
- a CDS encoding RNA polymerase-binding protein RbpA, with amino-acid sequence MSERALRGTRLVVTSYETDRGIDLAPRQAVEYACEKGHRFEMPFSVEAEIPPEWECKVCGAQALLVDGDGPEEKKAKPARTHWDMLMERRTREELEEVLEERLAVLRSGAMNIAVHPRDSRKSA; translated from the coding sequence ATGAGTGAGCGAGCTCTTCGCGGTACGCGCCTCGTGGTGACCAGCTACGAGACGGACCGCGGTATCGACCTGGCCCCGCGCCAGGCCGTGGAGTACGCATGCGAGAAGGGGCATCGTTTCGAGATGCCCTTCTCGGTCGAGGCGGAGATTCCGCCGGAGTGGGAGTGCAAGGTCTGCGGGGCCCAGGCACTCCTGGTCGACGGCGACGGCCCTGAGGAGAAGAAGGCCAAGCCCGCGCGTACCCACTGGGACATGCTGATGGAACGACGCACCCGCGAGGAACTCGAAGAGGTCCTCGAGGAGCGTCTGGCGGTCCTGCGTTCGGGCGCGATGAACATCGCGGTACACCCGCGCGACAGCCGCAAGTCGGCGTAG
- a CDS encoding MFS transporter produces MDIDTVRAGAPDETAALRREQRGWYVYDWACSVYSTSVLTVFLGPYLTAVARHAADADGYVHPLGVPVRAGSFFAYAVSLSVIVAVLVMPLVGSLADRTGRKKPLLAAAAYTGAAATTGMFFLDGDRYLLGGLLLVVANAAQSVGMMLYNSYLPQIAPPADRDAVSSRGWAFGYAAGSLMLVADLVLYSAHDSFGLSETAAVRVCLASAGLWWGAFALVPLRRLRDRHARVEGAAPTGLRQLAATVRDMRRHPRTLAFLLAYLVYNDGIQTVITQASVYGSEELGLGQSTLIGAVLLVQVLAVAGALAMGRLARVHGAQRTILGSLVAWTLTLAAGYFLPAGAPVFFYVLAAGIGLVLGGSQALSRSLFSHLVPPGKEAEYFSAYELSDRGMSWLGPLLFGVTYQLTGSYRSAIVSLVAFFVIGFVLLARVPVRRAIGEAGNPVPERI; encoded by the coding sequence GTGGATATCGACACCGTGCGGGCGGGGGCGCCCGACGAGACGGCCGCACTGAGACGCGAGCAGCGCGGCTGGTACGTGTACGACTGGGCGTGCTCGGTGTACTCCACGAGCGTCCTGACCGTATTCCTCGGCCCGTACCTCACCGCGGTGGCCCGGCACGCGGCCGACGCCGACGGCTATGTGCATCCGCTCGGGGTGCCGGTGCGGGCGGGCTCGTTCTTCGCCTACGCGGTCTCGCTGTCCGTGATCGTCGCCGTGCTGGTGATGCCCCTGGTGGGCAGCCTGGCCGACCGTACGGGCCGCAAGAAGCCCCTGCTGGCGGCGGCCGCGTACACCGGGGCGGCCGCGACCACGGGCATGTTCTTCCTGGACGGCGACCGCTATCTGCTCGGCGGGCTCCTGCTGGTGGTGGCCAACGCGGCGCAGTCGGTCGGGATGATGCTCTACAACTCCTACCTGCCGCAGATCGCCCCGCCCGCCGACCGTGACGCGGTCTCCTCGCGCGGCTGGGCCTTCGGCTACGCGGCGGGCTCCCTGATGCTGGTCGCCGACCTGGTGCTGTACTCGGCACACGACTCCTTCGGCCTCTCCGAGACGGCCGCCGTGCGGGTGTGCCTGGCCTCGGCCGGGCTGTGGTGGGGCGCCTTCGCGCTGGTGCCGCTGCGCAGACTGCGCGACCGGCACGCGCGCGTGGAGGGGGCTGCCCCGACCGGCCTGCGCCAGCTCGCGGCGACGGTGCGGGACATGCGCCGCCACCCCCGCACCCTCGCCTTCCTGCTGGCGTACCTCGTCTACAACGACGGCATCCAGACGGTGATCACCCAGGCGTCGGTGTACGGCTCGGAGGAACTGGGCCTCGGCCAGTCCACGCTGATCGGCGCGGTCCTGCTGGTCCAGGTGCTGGCGGTGGCGGGCGCGCTGGCGATGGGCCGGCTGGCGCGGGTGCACGGCGCCCAGCGCACGATCCTCGGCTCCCTGGTGGCATGGACGCTCACCCTGGCCGCCGGGTACTTCCTGCCCGCCGGGGCGCCGGTGTTCTTCTACGTGCTGGCGGCCGGGATCGGCCTGGTGCTCGGCGGCAGCCAGGCGCTGTCCCGCTCGCTCTTCTCGCACCTGGTCCCGCCGGGCAAGGAGGCCGAGTACTTCTCCGCGTACGAGCTGAGCGACCGGGGCATGAGCTGGCTCGGCCCGCTGCTGTTCGGGGTGACCTACCAGCTCACCGGGAGCTACCGGTCCGCCATCGTCTCGCTGGTGGCCTTCTTCGTGATCGGCTTCGTCCTGCTGGCGCGGGTGCCGGTGCGGCGTGCGATCGGCGAGGCGGGGAATCCGGTCCCGGAGAGAATTTAG
- a CDS encoding glycerophosphodiester phosphodiesterase, which yields MTPIRHPYLDHPGPIAFAHRGGAAEGVENTVAQFRRAVARGYRYIETDVHLTADGTLVAFHDDSLDRVTDGTGRIADLPWAEVRRARVGGKEPVPLFEELLETFPEVRWNVDVKAEAALGPFLDLVARTDAWDRVCLGSFSEARVRRAQRLAGPRLATSFGTLGVLGLRLSSWGLPAPVRGSAVAAQVPEAHAGVPVADRRFVRAAHARGLQVHVWTVNEPERMHRLLDLGVDGIMTDHIDTLREVMEDRGVWV from the coding sequence GTGACCCCGATACGCCATCCGTACCTGGACCATCCCGGCCCGATCGCCTTCGCCCACCGGGGCGGGGCGGCGGAGGGGGTGGAGAACACCGTGGCGCAGTTCCGCAGGGCGGTCGCGCGGGGCTACCGCTACATCGAGACCGACGTGCACCTCACGGCGGACGGCACGCTCGTCGCCTTCCACGACGACTCCCTGGACCGCGTCACCGACGGCACCGGCCGCATCGCCGACCTGCCGTGGGCGGAGGTCCGCCGCGCGCGCGTGGGCGGCAAGGAGCCCGTACCTCTCTTCGAGGAGTTGCTGGAGACGTTCCCGGAGGTCCGCTGGAACGTGGACGTCAAGGCCGAGGCCGCCCTCGGCCCCTTCCTGGACCTGGTGGCGCGGACGGACGCCTGGGACCGGGTCTGCCTGGGCTCCTTCTCGGAGGCGCGGGTGCGGCGCGCGCAGCGGCTGGCGGGGCCGAGGCTCGCCACGTCGTTCGGCACCCTGGGCGTGCTGGGGCTGCGGCTGAGCTCCTGGGGGCTGCCCGCCCCGGTGCGCGGCTCGGCGGTGGCGGCACAGGTGCCCGAGGCCCATGCGGGCGTCCCGGTGGCCGACCGGCGCTTCGTCCGCGCGGCGCACGCGCGCGGGCTCCAGGTGCACGTGTGGACGGTCAACGAACCCGAGCGGATGCACCGGCTCCTGGATCTGGGGGTCGATGGCATCATGACCGATCACATCGACACGTTGCGCGAGGTCATGGAGGACCGCGGCGTCTGGGTCTGA
- a CDS encoding YczE/YyaS/YitT family protein, with protein MSAPDRLARRLFQLYAGLALYGASSALLVRSGLGLEPWNVLHQGLAARTGLSMGVVLTLLGAVILLLWIPLRQRPGLGTVSNVLVIGFAMDATLSVLPGVHGLAARIALLVAGIVLNGAATGLYIAADFGPGPRDGLMTGLHRRTGRSIRLIRTCVEVTVVATGFALGGTVGIGTVLYALSIGPLAQFFLRVFALRPVPAATRVVATGTPERAILRR; from the coding sequence ATGTCCGCTCCAGACCGTCTCGCCCGCCGGCTGTTCCAGCTCTACGCGGGACTCGCGCTGTACGGGGCGAGTTCGGCGCTGCTCGTCAGGTCGGGTCTCGGCCTGGAGCCGTGGAACGTGCTGCACCAGGGACTGGCCGCCCGCACGGGGCTCAGCATGGGTGTGGTCCTGACCCTGCTCGGCGCCGTCATCCTGCTGCTGTGGATACCGCTGCGCCAGCGCCCGGGCCTCGGCACGGTCTCCAACGTGCTCGTGATCGGCTTCGCCATGGACGCCACCCTGTCCGTGCTGCCCGGTGTGCACGGCCTGGCGGCGAGGATCGCGCTGCTGGTCGCCGGGATCGTGCTCAACGGCGCGGCGACCGGCCTGTACATAGCGGCGGACTTCGGCCCGGGCCCGCGCGACGGCCTGATGACCGGCCTGCACCGCCGCACCGGCCGCTCGATCCGGCTGATCCGTACCTGCGTGGAGGTCACGGTCGTGGCGACCGGCTTCGCCCTCGGCGGCACGGTCGGGATCGGCACCGTGCTGTACGCGCTGTCCATCGGACCGCTCGCCCAGTTCTTCCTGCGCGTCTTCGCGCTGCGCCCGGTTCCCGCGGCGACCAGGGTGGTTGCCACCGGTACGCCGGAGCGCGCGATACTGCGCCGGTGA